In Erigeron canadensis isolate Cc75 chromosome 8, C_canadensis_v1, whole genome shotgun sequence, the DNA window CCCGAAACTCGCCATGTAACGAAATGTCCCGTTCTTCATACAAAAACCCATGGAGCTCCATAATAGACCTGACCCGGTTACAATCCTCATACGTCCTCCGGATCCCACCCAACGAAGTCGAATAAATTACCACTTTATCCGACCCGCCCGGTGGGCAAATTTCTGGGTAATCCTCAAGTGGGTCCCTCTTCATAAAAAGTGGTGGCAAACCTTGTTTCTCTCTTTCCTCTTGATCTCGTAGCAAAAACGGGTTTTCTCTCAAAGACTTGTACCCCTCAATAACCGGGGGAGGTACCATACCCGACCCGGATTCAGTACCCGGATCGGATCTTTTCAACCGGGCACCAAACTTGCTTAACTCGTTCATGGACTCTGTTTTTTTCAGCACGGGTGTTGGTTTATTTGCTGCCTTTGTTTTGTTTTCGAGTTCTTCAAGAGTATGAAAAGAGAAGCTCCTACGTTTAACCTTCTTCAGTGGCGCCGGCGGTGTAGCTTCCGGCGTTGGAACAGGCTGAACCGGTGCCGGAGAGTTTAAAGTGGGCTTCAAGTTTTCTAGCTCCTTACTAACTTCATCCCATGAACGTGGAGCATCTTCATTATTATCAAGTTTATCGAGTATTGGTTTTGGTAAGTTAGTGACGACTGGCTTTTCGGGTGAGTCCGGGGGCGATTTTTCGTCGGTTTTTTCTTCCAACAACCATGGTTCTTTGATGCTGTTGATATCGAAAACGGCAAAACTGGTGGCTGCCGGACGGTACACGTCCACTGTTCCGACGTCAACTTGTTTAGAGGAAGCACAACCCATAATAATGATTGAATAATTGTTTGGAAATTAAAtgagataattagttatatagtAGTACCTAGTAATAGCTAGGAAGAAGAAATAcgaatatatgtatgtatgtatgtatatatatatatttgtgtgtgtggCTTAGATGGAATTACCGTTTATCTAATTGGATTTTTGGTGTTATATTGCATGGGGACTTATTGTTATTTTGTGGTGTGTGAGCCTTTGTAAATGTGTCGCGGTCCCAAAATTTGGGTCACGTTACGTTGTGGACTGTAAGTTGACATCGTGCTTCTTTATACGCCTTAAattatgtttcattttttcTAAGCTATGAAAAATGAATTTCGAACAATTTGTGTTCTATTTTGTTGGAGTATGTTGTACCAACGAATcacaatataattataattagtagTAGATTGTATATGATTAGAGTAGataatataatacgagtaattaagtGTACAAAAAGAATAGTGTTTGGTCGATACATGTgttcattttaatattttatagcaAGATTTTTGACACACACACAGTTTAGCTTGTTAGGTCGCTCGTAGTAGCACTTGAACGAACTCGTCCAAGTGGTCTTCCTCCTCGTCCAAAATGGATGTTAATGCTAGGCGCCGCTTCTTGCTCGTCGAAAAAGAGGTTGTTCGGTTTAATTTTAAGAATGGGTTGCACGAGAGAAGTGGGGCCGGAAGAGAGAGATTGGGAGAGAGAGGTGgagttttttaatgttttttgaGGGGTAGTTCTTGTAGAGGGAAAAATTGACATAGCAGTGAGGAGGAGGTAAGGAAGAGATTTAGGAAGGAGTCTTATTAAGAGAGGCCCTACGTAGCTCTTATCAAAGGGAACACATCCCAGTATTATAtgttgtacatatatatatatatatatatgaagtttgTTCATTTGAGTCCTGATTTTTCTTTGGAAACTAGGGGACAAATCTAGACCATTAGATTATCCCTTCAAAAATAAATCCCCACCCTTTATTTCCCTTCCCCTTGTCTTCTTCCTCCCACCAAACACAGacacagacacacacacacacacactatgaCTCTCTCTCTCCCCCGCTTTTCCGGCAACCACTCTCCGGCGACGGGATCTTGAACCACCGCCATATCCACCTTTATCTCTGACCGGCGACAGCGACCaactcctcctccttcttctccggcgatacAACCGTCGGAAAATGCAACAaacttcgccggaaaacttcaaaCGCCGATATATCCTTCGTTCcttcgaattagaacatcacacttctaccaaaacactcacaatcacaccgcgaacaaaccctgaccagaaattaatccgatctatactcgccggaaaacttgaaaaactcaccggaaaaattaaaaacactatagctgtgttgtttcttcgaattaatgcatgaaacttgtaccaaaacactcagaaacacattccgcacaaaccctatTCAATAAACACTGTTTTTGAGCTTGCCGGAAAAATCAGTGTCGCCGGAAAAATCAGAatccaccatctcttggatcgccgcccatcattTCCATACCATTCCcgtatgcgtcccttgacggtcagtttagaacggataagggcctctggcccgttccgtatccacccgaaaacgaaattGATTAGCCGGAGAAGATTCGACGACATTAGTGTCTTAGTGattaccaatcaagcttgatttggcttgaccaatcaaatatgattagaaaatgtcgccggagtaattcGCCAGAGTAatcaatcaagcttgattggcttgaccaatcaaatatgattggacaatgtcgccggagtaatCCTCCGGAGCCTGATTGGctagaccaatcaaatatgattgcacaatcgccggagtaattcaccggagtaaccaatcatgtttgatgggattttgatgatggttgatccaagggctgagattagtcccttggttttcatcatttttaaagGATCCATATGAAtcctatatatttatttatttatttatttttaatatattgattcGATCAGTACACTTTTATCCCTGTCCAAAGTTACTGAAAATTACATTCTACACTAAAATTTctaacattttcttttatacACTGGTATAGAATAAAAATTCAATTGTGAGTTGATATGAGGGTATTTATGTAATCTAACTAAGTAGTGGTAGTTTAGAATtaatatagttttgatttaagtGGACCAAGTCGAGCTTGTGAAGGACAAAACCGTGCAACCAAGATGGCAAACCAGACCCGTATGGAATTGAACCAGAAGTGCTACAAGCCTACAATTAATTGATCAATTATCGTTACGATCCTGTCCAaacaattatcattattatttttattaataaaaagtaagCTTGAAGTAATGACACACCGTTAGttcttattttctaatttttttgattaattcTCTTTCGATGTACCCAATTTTGGATAGTTTCATAAATTCATGATAACCCTATATATGCCAAATCAATAATTATCAGAGACTAACAATTACCAAATTTATTGACCATCATTTCGTCCATAAACTAGTAAAGCTTACGTGATTTTGCCTCCTATGTCCAGTTGTCAATTCCTTTCCAAAACTTGCAAATGACACCCCAATAGTTATAACTTGTAAAATTACAAATGTATTCACGCAATGTACActatatttaccaaaaaattTATACAGTACAGAGTATTATTTTTAGACACAACTGTTGGATTAGTGTGTACGTCATAACACAAAATTATACTACCGCTTACACACGAGCCTATTGGGTCACACACAATGAACATTTAGATACCcggatatatgtatattatatacatatatataatcactttattatttaatcaatataaaaaatttggATATCTTGAGATGCAATGTATCAAATCTTTGTATGGGCCATGCAGTATCACTTTGATATCTACATGTGGATTTCATATCTTGGATATTGATTTCTTTTTGCAAGTGGCTCGTTGAACTCGGCTATAAAAGGGTTGTATTTTGAGTCTAGCAGATATAGTTTCTTTTCTCTAGTATTCCAGGTATGCTAAGGATGAGAAATTA includes these proteins:
- the LOC122611378 gene encoding uncharacterized protein At3g28850 → MGCASSKQVDVGTVDVYRPAATSFAVFDINSIKEPWLLEEKTDEKSPPDSPEKPVVTNLPKPILDKLDNNEDAPRSWDEVSKELENLKPTLNSPAPVQPVPTPEATPPAPLKKVKRRSFSFHTLEELENKTKAANKPTPVLKKTESMNELSKFGARLKRSDPGTESGSGMVPPPVIEGYKSLRENPFLLRDQEEREKQGLPPLFMKRDPLEDYPEICPPGGSDKVVIYSTSLGGIRRTYEDCNRVRSIMELHGFLYEERDISLHGEFRAQLKDLLGELVNVPRMFVKGRYIGGVDEIVGLNETGRLRRILSRVGIEKQVGRQACEGCGGARFVPCLECGGSCKIVVDGKKEKERCPECNENGLMYCPMCS